In Hyla sarda isolate aHylSar1 chromosome 9, aHylSar1.hap1, whole genome shotgun sequence, the following proteins share a genomic window:
- the LOC130292042 gene encoding uncharacterized protein LOC130292042 isoform X3: protein MWRHFILLSDIVTEYERKSTSANTILHAKSGHPRHLVNNIPTGQYLRARRICSNTLDFEKQAEDLQVKRRTIKQDSDTVRFITTYHSRTQDMNTAIAKYWPLLTTDQVRGIDRVYAGPRGGNWKTLLAQKECKWIEILGTKTPAGLNEINSFASYLVYNTSCSSFYQYGGRLPFSFLFSPPFPCSPSLCTIRYIFNVFIIVAITSSAVQLTICVWFMYVYSYNIDLSFLNYV, encoded by the exons ATGTGGAGGCACTTTATACTTCTATCCGACATAGTGACGGAATACGAGCG AAAAAGTACTTCTGCCAACACTATACTTCATGCAAAATCCGGACACCCACGACACCTAGTGAATAACATCCCAACTGGACAATATCTTCGGGCACGACGTATCTGTTCCAATACCTTGGACTTCGAGAAACAAGCTGAAGATCTTCAG GTTAAAAGACGTACCATCAAACAGGATTCCGATACCGTTAGATTCATCACAACATACCACTCACGGACCCAAGATATGAACACAGCAATTGCAAAATACTGGCCCTTACTTACGACAGACCAG GTTCGGGGCATTGATCGGGTCTATGCTGGCCCTCGTGGCGGCAATTGGAAAACTCTTCTCGCTCAAAAAGAATGTAAATGGATTGAAATTTTGGGAACAAAAACTCCGGCTGGATTGAACGAGATCAACAGTTTTGCCTCCTATTT GGTCTACAATACATCTTGCTCATCATTCTATCAATATGGCGGGAGACTCCCCTTTTCCTTCCTTTTCTCTCCTCCTTTCCCATGTTCCCCATCCTTATGTACTATTCGATATAtctttaatgtatttattattgTTGCTATTACTAGTAGTGCTGTCCAATTAACTATCTGTGTATGGTTCATGTATGTATATTCATACAATATTGATTTGTCTTTCTTAAATTATGTTTAA
- the LOC130292042 gene encoding uncharacterized protein LOC130292042 isoform X2: protein MKSLTDQEAVRTLIELMDEQEPQPTGTTSTEFLDVKIIRDDNGFLSTDLFRKSTSANTILHAKSGHPRHLVNNIPTGQYLRARRICSNTLDFEKQAEDLQVKRRTIKQDSDTVRFITTYHSRTQDMNTAIAKYWPLLTTDQVRGIDRVYAGPRGGNWKTLLAQKECKWIEILGTKTPAGLNEINSFASYLVYNTSCSSFYQYGGRLPFSFLFSPPFPCSPSLCTIRYIFNVFIIVAITSSAVQLTICVWFMYVYSYNIDLSFLNYV from the exons GTACTACATCTACTGAATTCCTTGATGTTAAGATCATAAGAGATGACAACGGTTTCCTTTCCACTGACCTTTTTAGAAAAAGTACTTCTGCCAACACTATACTTCATGCAAAATCCGGACACCCACGACACCTAGTGAATAACATCCCAACTGGACAATATCTTCGGGCACGACGTATCTGTTCCAATACCTTGGACTTCGAGAAACAAGCTGAAGATCTTCAG GTTAAAAGACGTACCATCAAACAGGATTCCGATACCGTTAGATTCATCACAACATACCACTCACGGACCCAAGATATGAACACAGCAATTGCAAAATACTGGCCCTTACTTACGACAGACCAG GTTCGGGGCATTGATCGGGTCTATGCTGGCCCTCGTGGCGGCAATTGGAAAACTCTTCTCGCTCAAAAAGAATGTAAATGGATTGAAATTTTGGGAACAAAAACTCCGGCTGGATTGAACGAGATCAACAGTTTTGCCTCCTATTT GGTCTACAATACATCTTGCTCATCATTCTATCAATATGGCGGGAGACTCCCCTTTTCCTTCCTTTTCTCTCCTCCTTTCCCATGTTCCCCATCCTTATGTACTATTCGATATAtctttaatgtatttattattgTTGCTATTACTAGTAGTGCTGTCCAATTAACTATCTGTGTATGGTTCATGTATGTATATTCATACAATATTGATTTGTCTTTCTTAAATTATGTTTAA